TGAGCGGCTACGCTTACCCCGACGATTCCGGATACCTGCCGACATGACGCTTCCCCCGCCGCCACCGCCCCGCCGCAACGGCTTCTGGGCCTTCCTGCGCACGCTCGGGCGCGGCATCAACCTGCTGCGGCTGGTGATCCTCAACCTGGTGTTCTTCGGCGTGCTGGGCGTGCTGCTGTTGCTGCTGGCCGCGGGCGTGCTGGGCAGCCGCAGCGCGCGCACGGTGCAGGACGCCAGCGTGCTGGTGCTCCGGCCGCAGGGCCAGCTGGTCGAGCAGTACAGCATCGACCCGCTGCAGCGCGCGCTGGCCGGCCTGTCCGGCGAACAGCCCAGGCAGGTACAGCTGCGCGATCTGGTCGACGCGATCGACGCGGCGGCGAAGGACCAGCGGATCAGCCGCATCCTGCTGCTGCCGGACCAGCTGCAGGGCGGCGGCTTTGCCGCGCTGCGCGAGGTCGGTGCGGCGCTGGACCGTTTCCGCGCCGCGGGCAAGCCGGTGGTGGCCTGGGCGGTGAACCTGGACCAGGGCCAGTACTACCTGGCCGCGCATGCCGACCGCCTGCTGGTCGACCCGCAGGGCGGCGTGATGATCACCGGGCTGGCCAACTACCGGCTGTTCTACAAGGACCTGCTGGACAAGCTCGGCGTCGACGTGCACCTGTTCCGCGTGGGCGAGTTCAAGAGCGCGGCCGAGCCGTACATCCTCGACCACGCCTCGGCCGAGGCGAAGCAGGCCGACAGCTACTGGATGGGTGGCCTGTGGAACGGCTGGGTCGACGAGGTGGCGGCCATGCGCAAGCTGGACCCGGCCACGCTGCGCGACGACATCGACAACCTGCCACAACACATCGCCAGCACCCAGGGCAACCTGGCCCAGCTGGCGTTGCAGCAGCACCTGGTCGACGGCCTGGCCACCCGCGCCGAGCTGATCGCGATGATGCGCAAGGAAGGCGTCCCGGCCGACCGGAAAGGCCACAGCTTCCGCCAGGTCGACTTTGCCCGTTACGCGGCCGCTCTACCGCACGACGCCGAAGCGTTCGCGCCGGGCGTGGCGATCGTGGTGGCCGAGGGCGAGATCGCCGGCGGCAAGCGTGGGGCCGGCTCGGTCGGCGGTGAATCCACCGCGGCGCTGATCCGCGAGGCGCGCGAGGACCGCAAGACCCGCGCGCTGGTGCTGCGGGTCAACTCGCCCGGCGGCGAGGTGTACGCGGCCGAGCAGATCCGCCGCGAGATCGAGCTGACCCGCAGCGCGGGCATCCCGGTGGTGGTGTCGATGGGCGACGTGGCGGCCAGCGGCGGCTACTGGATCGCGATGAACGCGAACCGCATCTATGCCGAACCGAACACCATCACCGGCTCGATCGGCATCTTCGGCATGTACTACACGGTGCCGAACACGCTGGCCAAGCTCGGCATCAAGAGCGATGGCGTCGGCACCGGCCCGCTGGCCGGCGCGTTCGACATCAGCCGCCCGCTCGACCCGAAGGTCGGCGCGGTGATCCAGGCGATCATCGACAAGGGCTACCGCGACTTCGTCGGCAACGTGGCCAAGGCACGCGGCAAGAGCTACGGGGCGATCGACACGATCGCGCAGGGCCGGGTGTGGACCGGCCGGCAGGCGCTCGCGCGCGGCCTGGTCGACCAGCTCGGCGGGTTGCAGGACGCGGTCGCCGACGCGGCCAGCCTGGCCAAGCTCAGCAAGGGCTATCCGGTGCGCTATGTGGAAGCGCCGCTGGGCGGCTTCGAGCGCTTCCTGGTCGGACTCAACCAGAACGCGGCCATGCACGTGCTGCAGTCGTGGGGCGTGCGCCTGCCGGACTGGTTCGCCCAGCTGCCGGCGCTGGCGCCGGAACTCGAACTGCTGCGCCACGCGAAGGCGGGCACGCCGAACATCTACGCGGACTGCCTGTGCCGCCCGCGCTAGCAGCGTGGGCGGTGGAAACGTTCGTGGCGAAAAGGCCTCTGCAGGAGTCCATCCCTGGAGCCAGTCGGTGGCAGGCTCCGCGGGCGATGCCGTTCGTTACAGCATCGTAGGGCGGGCACTGCCCGCCGCTCCTGGCGCGGATCGTGGAAGAGCTGGCGGGCCGTGCCCGCCTCTACGAAGAGCTGTTGTGCACGAGGGGCCTATTGCGTTTGCGCCTCGATCTGCTTGCGCTGTTCCTCGGCCTGCTGGTCGACCGTCTTCTGCACGTCCTTGGCGCGCTGTTCGGCCTTCTTCATCTCGTCGAACGGCGTGGCCACCTGTTGCGCGGGCTTGGCCTGCGGCTCCGGCGGTTTGCCGGAGCAGGCGGCGAGGGCGAGGACGCAAAGCAGGGGCGGCAGCAGCTTCATGGCGGTTCTCGTGGGGAATCGGCGGCGCCGAGTGTCCCGCCGCGGCGGCCCGGCTGGCAAGGCACCGCGGGCTATGCGGAGGTATTGGGCAGGCTCTAAGCTGCGCCCATGAACAGCCGCCTCGACGCCTGGCAACTGCATGGCCACACCGCCCTGATCACCGGCGCCAGCAAGGGCATCGGCTACGCCACCGCGCGCGAGCTGGCCGGGCTGGGCGCCGACCTGCTGCTGGTGGCGCGCGACGAGGATTATCTCGAACAGGTGCGGGTGGAGCTGGCCGACGAGTTCGCCGGCGTCGAGGTGCTGGCGTTCGGCGCGGACCTGACCGAGGCGGAGGACCGCCTGGCGGTGTTCGACTGGATCGCCGACCTCGGCGCGCCGGTGTCGCTGCTGGTCAACAACGCTGGC
This genomic stretch from Rhodanobacter thiooxydans harbors:
- the sppA gene encoding signal peptide peptidase SppA yields the protein MTLPPPPPPRRNGFWAFLRTLGRGINLLRLVILNLVFFGVLGVLLLLLAAGVLGSRSARTVQDASVLVLRPQGQLVEQYSIDPLQRALAGLSGEQPRQVQLRDLVDAIDAAAKDQRISRILLLPDQLQGGGFAALREVGAALDRFRAAGKPVVAWAVNLDQGQYYLAAHADRLLVDPQGGVMITGLANYRLFYKDLLDKLGVDVHLFRVGEFKSAAEPYILDHASAEAKQADSYWMGGLWNGWVDEVAAMRKLDPATLRDDIDNLPQHIASTQGNLAQLALQQHLVDGLATRAELIAMMRKEGVPADRKGHSFRQVDFARYAAALPHDAEAFAPGVAIVVAEGEIAGGKRGAGSVGGESTAALIREAREDRKTRALVLRVNSPGGEVYAAEQIRREIELTRSAGIPVVVSMGDVAASGGYWIAMNANRIYAEPNTITGSIGIFGMYYTVPNTLAKLGIKSDGVGTGPLAGAFDISRPLDPKVGAVIQAIIDKGYRDFVGNVAKARGKSYGAIDTIAQGRVWTGRQALARGLVDQLGGLQDAVADAASLAKLSKGYPVRYVEAPLGGFERFLVGLNQNAAMHVLQSWGVRLPDWFAQLPALAPELELLRHAKAGTPNIYADCLCRPR